A segment of the Malaclemys terrapin pileata isolate rMalTer1 chromosome 1, rMalTer1.hap1, whole genome shotgun sequence genome:
CGCCTCGTGCAGGCAGCTGCAACCGGAGGAAGTGGGATGCGGTGGAAAACAGGGCCAAGGCTCCACCCCTTTCTTTGACAGTTCTCAAACAGGTCGGCGCCCAGACGATATACAGAGAGCACAACGCACTAACACAGCCTGTTTATTCTGGTTTTGTAAGCAGGGTGTTTCGAAGGTTGTAGCATCATGTCTGGTCGTGGTAAAGGTGGTAAGGGGCTGGGAAAAGGGGGCGCTAAGCGCCATCGGAAGGTGCTTCGTGATAACATTCAAGGTATTACGAAGCCAGCTATTCGTCGTTTGGCGCGCCGTGGTGGTGTAAAGCGTATTTCTGGATTGATTTATGAAGAAACCCGAGGAGTACTGAAAGTGTTTCTAGAGAACGTTATCCGTGATGCTGTCACTTACACTGAACATGCCAAGCGAAAGACTGTGACTGCCATGGACGTGGTGTATGCTCTAAAACGCCAAGGTCGCACTCTGTACGGTTTCGGGGGCTAAGTTTTCATCCCGTTTTAAAGTTGAAACATCTTCAAAAACAAAGGCTCTTTTAAGAGCCACCCACACTTTCACAATGAGAGCTTAAGTGCtaggagtctgtttctgaaacGGCGGtgcctgtgtgtatgttaaaTTAAGCGTACTTTAAATTTGGGggtattttattttctcatttgacCTAAATCGTACATCACATGGAATGAGAAGTATTAATGCTCTTTCACTGGTGGCCGGGGGGGTGGGTGTCTAAACCCTGTGGTTAAAAGGCTACGGAcgactttttttctttctttctttgccaaAATCTGTTTCGTCAGCTTTGTGGGTAACGAGAGGAAGAACAGCTTGGGTTTCCCGGGAAGACCTTTATTGCTGCCTTATCCACGTCCTGATAGTCCTGCAAACGTCACGACAAACAATTGATGGGTAAAATGCAATAAAGTCCACTCTGGCTAAAAACATTAGCGTCCGtttcttcccccccactccccccgctCATTTGGGGAAGGCAAAAGAGATTTATTTCCCGCTTTGCTCCACGAGGTCCCTTATTTCATACACGCCTTTTCATTTTTGTAGAGACGACATGGGGGGTATGAGAAGATATCTTTAAGAATTACAGCTGATACGTGGTCTCCTCTGAAGCTTAAG
Coding sequences within it:
- the LOC128837927 gene encoding histone H4, whose protein sequence is MSGRGKGGKGLGKGGAKRHRKVLRDNIQGITKPAIRRLARRGGVKRISGLIYEETRGVLKVFLENVIRDAVTYTEHAKRKTVTAMDVVYALKRQGRTLYGFGG